A genomic stretch from Salarias fasciatus chromosome 18, fSalaFa1.1, whole genome shotgun sequence includes:
- the LOC115406036 gene encoding myomegalin isoform X1 — protein sequence MVLILDLKMKEACRICGRELCGNQRRWIFHPTAKLNLQVLLSHALGQDLTRDGRGEFACSKCTFMLDRMYRFDTVIARVEALSIERLQRLLQEKHRLRQCIGGLYRKTNQEDAAVTLTGADNGSGDGMVDISGLTHAKYCALLQEDLVYSLYESWAEDSLDCHHHHHPQCPTGPGSEVTGSHRCAPSTPRRCRGCSHLRVADSDYEAVCKVPRKLARSISCGPSTRYSASVIGGSMAEGGAGGDGKDVEDSDEPPSSLTLVPGSQDPSGTSDSDRTLAGRVSSSPSLASLETTEEYIQSSTITDGLLSSPKEPLEDRISDSLFEEPILDPHGKASPGPSLSLAVCLLQSYNVYRPVRSAKGSKLPVLHRRSPSNAGARPSFPDPVLGMSYGTPDCERDAHLLTPELETPLIRLSADVDPDLRLAEVEDLKDLYKEYPPPPPHQSLVEEQQSQLNQYECAAGQCVSELQKAQLQVQSLQVKIHESEANNMKLQEKLNEMECELRSLRQASQSQERTIQGLTESISTKDSEAQELYQLIEGQNTTLCKLQELAHRNQLSQCKTPAGVSESLVLAQLQGELVGVQSSLFSLGLELEASQRSLRQSQRQGDDLLSFKDRLNSDLQEALQHREVTEKHNQDLRCALQKIRSELEAKEAALKESEAERYAVVQEKDRSITQLRRSLQDKEQQLQDYSEMLDSAGSTKPRDTLLDKLRERIKDRDRALERSIDDKFRCLEEQESQVRGLQLALREKERDLERLRCILANNEETITSLDGLMRGKELELEQAAEAYRNLQWQKQQSEAKERNALREKDAIIAQLQAALQTRSQETQDLTAALIARVQASPSEVVEELKARLALKEKLFQELLSDRSRQSDEHQAQINDLLNTLGSKDQYLQDYSYRLSLVIDERTGQLQELRRLLSQREQELSQLRRDRERETGAENLLKEKEALIKELMQTRKEAVQPLSEDGEAEMRALQEEMQLVLKREKETQKELSALRSSLAHQQSGGASTEAADHHCVLEQLVFEYNQLNDALRAEKRLYQNLTQIHKSDSSSEKILALHTELDSVQALRGQLDEVLARTRSLALTLDRAAKRRADFGELSTEEEEEDEEEEGDNEDGSSDEFTDSIEDDEDNAAARSLSSNQAGGAEGVAGGLVRRALSQRAEVKQLEDANRTLEVELGEIKSQLEKDGYTSVAQMRSALHRLQQEYEALRESRERAEEDYESLNQDDQDEEEEEEEEEDTEEEDEEEEEEELCPVAVGKRGPPSVCLSDEPGKRHCMRPCSLDLRTSAPHLHQPQTEAGPAGDGGELGALWRDMDEGLREQSARLRSNLALSHQENRELQERLMVSEATVHAQAEQLKDYRDLLTAETSVQQASKQVQVDLQDLGYETCGRSENEAEREDTSSPEFDDLEMCTSLSHHQDGEATGGGWYGGGSSSSSNRGTLEESASLQHLVQDLRAQLTRCHKVIRGLQLRVRSLSTTSDYASSLERTPRKVNWAFQTSPAPSALEEDEGWMSDTQAVRSESKPSAELQELVARVASLEAQLSSSGSKDQAEEGKCATWPGKYSTLIQTQARELSHLRQRMREGQGVGHILTQHLGDTTKAFEELLRANDIDYYMGQSFREQLAQSSALAQRVLTKISGRERTESHDDKTGHELLALRLSKELQQKDKIIESLHMKLQQRPETPSSCHALSETTDHSDRTSLVSDEYQTTEDVELCSDLDSREYQEEQRLQEPGLGPGPGPEPNVCPSVPCPHGVLKSSSSCPNMLCSASVASAPRPCRGYDKALFTLPPPPHNQHDLSGYSHISHHAFQQYQPGGIADSHSMKSDPGLLAGGPLWDVESLVQPNVSFSAPSGHQASGSQAGVNLIEEHLREVKCLRQRLEESIRTNERLRQQLEEKLANTTRDGGAPTNIYIQGLDTVTQLSNEIRILKEENVALQSRLQASSDTGEEVAQLREAVFTARARLKQSELEAEQWKEELRRLQAHSQEQGQQIHSLRQERQAGQEKTNRLQHEVSLLQQQLCESRDLIHSLQSELHVYDRVCSSTSASKGYLCEVPGLPLELAELLGEVRSLRAQLQSSVQENSALKQLELHKQLEQKLGGGGSPRTPSLCALTASPQRESFYRRQLIHDPAPSPPVRDIGLFNCGSPGPPYSDLDDSHSTANDPLDPHSELEGEAPDGSYANRNGRHAIGHVDDFSALQQQVLEGRSLVQHMETTLQACLSPPLLEDCQRQGGEPLLDYACVKSLLSNTKTLRQILEEALSLLKMFWRAALPSTDPSVHNLKKEQCMQEEILSLKLRISEQEEVLKGTIQRLRSTSRTKESMEHFIVSQLSRTRDVLKKARTNLEKNEQRLSSLSSSSSSPDAGEDSGGAAGDRPADRGHLKDGGALGASWAPGVSGSAAIRPPAARKRSSEYLL from the exons ATGGTTTTAATCCTTGATCTCAAGATGAAGGAGGCGTGCCGCATCTGTGGACGTGAGCTCTGTGGGAACCAGCGGCGATGGATCTTCCACCCCACCGCCAAGCTCAAcctgcaggtgctgctgtcCCACGCCCTGGGCCAAGACCTGACCCGGGACGGCAGAGGGGAGTTCGCCTGCTCCAAGTGCACCTTCATGCTGGACCGCATGTACCGCTTTGACACCGTCATCGCCCGCGTGGAGGCTCTGTCCATcgagaggctgcagaggctccTCCAGGAGAAGCACCGGCTCAGGCAGTGCATCGGCGGGCTCTACCGGAAGACCAACCAGGAGGACGCCGCTGTGACTCTGACTGGAGCCGACAACGGGTCGGGAGATGGCATGGTGGATATTTCAGGTCTAACTCATGCCAAGTACTGCGCCCTTCTCCAGGAGGACCTGGTCTACTCTCTGTATGAGTCCTGGGCTGAAGACAGCCTGGACtgccaccatcaccaccaccctCAGTGTCCGACAGgcccagggtcagaggtcacaggctCACACCGCTGTGCTCCCAGCACTCCCCGGAGGTGCCGCGGCTGTTCCCACTTGCGAGTGGCGGACTCCGACTATGAAGCGGTCTGCAAGGTGCCCAGGAAGTTGGCACGGAGCATCTCGTGTGGGCCGTCAACCAGATATTCGGCCAGTGTTATCGGAGGGAGCATGGCTGAAGGAGGCGCAGGTGGAGACGGCAAAGATGTGGAAGATTCAGACGAGCCCCCCTCTTCTCTGACTCTGGTTCCGGGGTCTCAGGACCCCTCGGGGACATCAGACAGCGATCGAACCCTGGCTGGCCGAGTTAGCTCCAGCCCGTCTTTGGCTTCCCTGGAGACGACTGAGGAATACATTCAATCCAGCACCATAACAGATGGCCTGCTGAGTTCCCCCAAGGAGCCATTAGAAGACCGGATATCTGACTCCCTGTTTGAGGAGCCCATCCTAGACCCTCACGGCAAAGCCTCGCCTGGACCCAGCCTCTCTTTGGCTGTCTGCTTGTTGCAGAGTTACAATGTTTACCGGCCGGTCCGCAGCGCTAAAGGAAGCAAGCTGCCAGTCTTGCACCGGAGAAGCCCCAGTAACGCAGGCGCCAGGCCGAGCTTCCCCGACCCTGTCCTGGGGATGTCCTACGGGACCCCAGATTGTGAAAGAGACGCCCACTTACTGACACCGGAGCTGGAAACTCCACTTATCAGGCTGAGCGCTGATGTGGATCCAGATCTGAGACTGGCTGAGGTGGAGGATTTGAAAGATTTGTACAAAGAGTatcctcccccgcctccccaccag AGCcttgttgaagagcagcagagccagcTGAACCAGTACGAGTGTGCGGCCGGGCAGTGTGTCAGTGAGCTGCAGAAGGCTCAGCTGCAGGTTCAATCCCTGCAGGTCAAGATCCACGAGAGCGAGGCCAACAATATG aagctgcaggagaagctgaaCGAGATGGAGTGTGAGCTGCGATCGCTCCGTCAAGCCTCTCAGAGTCAGGAGAGAACCATCCAGGGCCTGACCGAGTCcatcagcaccaaggacagcgag GCGCAGGAGCTGTACCAGCTGATCGAAGGGCAGAACACCACCCTGTGTAAACTACAAGAACTGGCTCATCGTAACCAGCTCTCTCAGTGCAAG ACTCCAGCGGGGGTCAGCGAGTCCTTGGTGCTGGCGCAGCTGCAGGGTGAGCTGGTGGGAGTGCAGAGCTCGCTGTTCTCCctgggcctggagctggaggccagCCAGAGGAGTCTGAGGCAGAGCCAGAGGCAGGGAGACGACCTGCTGAGCTTCAAGGATCGGCTCAACTCCGACCTCCAGGAGGCCCTGCAGCACCGGGAGGTCACCGAGAAGCACAACCAGGACCTGCGCTGCGCCCTGCAGAAGATCCGCTCCGAGCTGGAGGCCAAAGAAGCGGCTCTGAAAGAGAGCGAAGCGGAGAGATACGCCGTGGTGCAGGAGAAAGACCGCAGCATCACGCAGCTCAGGCGCTCTCTGCAGGACAAGGAGCAGCAGTTGCAG GACTACTCGGAGATGCTGGATTCAGCAGGAAGCACCAAACCCAGAGATACTCTGCTGGACAAGCTGAGGGAGCGCATTAAAGACCGAGACAGAGCTCTGGAG CGCTCTATCGATGACAAGTTCCGGTGtttggaggagcaggagagtcaGGTGAGGGGGCTGCAGCTCGCCCTGAGGGAGAAGGAGCGAGATCTGGAGAGGCTGCGCTGCATCCTGGCCAACAACGAGGAGACCATCACG agTCTTGACGGTTTGATGCGGGGTaaagagctggagctggagcaggctGCAGAGGCCTACAGGAACCTCCAGtggcagaagcagcagagcgagGCGAAGGAGAGGAACGCTCTGCGGGAGAAGGACGCCATCATCGCCCAGCTGCAGGCAGCCCTGCAGACACGCAGCCAGGAGACACAG GATCTGACGGCCGCCCTCATCGCCCGGGTTCAGGCCAGTCCCtctgaggtggtggaggagctgaaggctcGGCTGGctctgaaggagaagctcttccAGGAGCTGCTGTCGGACCGCAGCCGGCAGTCCGACGAGCATCAAGCGCAGATCAACGACCTGCTCAACACCCTCGGCTCCAAGGATCAGTATCTGCAG GACTACTCCTACCGGCTCTCCTTAGTGATCGACGAGCGGACCggccagctgcaggagctgcgcagGCTGCTGTCCCAGCGAGAGCAGGAGCTGAGCCAGCTGAGGCGGGACCGGGAGAGAGAGACCGGCGCCGAGAATCTGCTCAAAGAGAAGGAAGCTCTCATCAAG GAGCTGATGCAGACTCGGAAAGAGGCCGTGCAGCCGCTTTCAGAGGACGGCGAGGCTGAGATGAGggccctgcaggaggagatgcAGCTGGTGCTGAAAAGGGAGAAAGAGACTCAG AAGGAGCTCTCTGCACTGCGCTCGTCTCTGGCTCATCAGCAGTCAGGAGGCGCCTCGACAGAAGCTGCTGATCATCAC tgtgttctgGAGCAGCTGGTGTTCGAGTACAACCAGCTGAACGACGCGCTGAGGGCAGAGAAGAGATTGTACCAGAATCTCACTCAGATTCATAAGAGTGACAG cagctcagagaagaTCCTGGCCCTCCACACAGAGTTAGATTCGGTTCAGGCGCTCCGCGGACAGCTGGACGAGGTCCTGGCTCGGACCCGTAGCCTGGCCCTGACGCTGGACAGGGCGGCCAAAAGACGGGCCGACTTTGGAG AGCTcagcactgaggaggaggaggaggatgaggaggaggaaggagacaaCGAGGATGGCAGCAGCGACGAGTTCACGGACAGCATCGAGGATGACGAGGATAACGCGGCTGCCAGAAGTTTGAGCTCCAACCAG GCCGGTGGAGCGGAGGGCGTGGCCGGCGGCCTGGTGAGGAGGGCGCTGTCTCAGAGGGCTGAGGTCAAGCAGCTGGAAGACGCCAACAGAACCCTGGAAGTGGAGCTCGGGGAGATCAAGTCCCAGCTGGAGAAGGATGGCTACACCTCTGTGGCCCAGATGAG GAGCGCCCTgcacaggctgcagcaggagtaCGAGGCTTTGAGGGAAAGCCGGGAACGGGCCGAGGAGGATTACGAGAGCCTGAATCAAGAcgaccaggatgaagaggaggaggaggaggaggaggaggatactgaagaggaagatgaggaggaggaagaggaggaattaTGTCCAGTGGCAGTGGGGAAGCGAGGCCCTCCGTCGGTCTGTCTGAGCGATGAGCCGGGGAAGAGGCACTGCATGAGGCCGTGCTCTCTGGACCTGAGGACCAGCGCGCCTCACCTCCACCAGCCCCAGACG GAGGCGGGACCGGCCGGCGACGGCGGCGAGCTGGGAGCGCTCTGGCGGGACATGGACGAGGGTCTGCGTGAGCAGTCGGCCCGTCTGCGCTCCAATCTGGCCCTGAGCCACCAGGAGAACCGGGAGCTGCAGGAGCGGCTGATGGTGTCCGAGGCCACGGTGCACGCTCAGGCCGAGCAGCTGAAGGACTACAGGGACCTGCTGA CAGCGGAGACTTCCGTCCAGCAGGCCAGCAAGCAGGTGCAGGTGGACCTCCAGGATCTGGGCTATGAGACCTGCGGCCGCAGCGAGAACGAGGCGGAGCGGGAAGACACCAGCAGCCCGG AGTTTGACGACCTGGAGATGTGCACGTCGCTGTCCCACCATCAGGACGGCGAGGCGACGGGCGGCGGCTGgtacggcggcggcagcagcagcagcagtaaccgAGGGACGCTGGAGGAGTCGGCGTCCCTCCAgcacctggtccaggacctcCGCGCTCAGCTGACCCGCTGCCACAAAGTGATCCGCGGCCTGCAGCTGCGCGTGCGCTCCCTGTCCACCACCAGCGACTACGCCTCCAGCCTCGAGCGCACGCCCCGAAAG GTGAACTGGGCCTTCCAGACCTCGCCGGCCCCCAGCGCCCTGGAGGAGGACGAAGGCTGGATGTCTGACACTCAGGCCGTTCGCTCTGAATCCAAACCCAGcgcggagctgcaggagctggtggCGCGAGTCGCCTCCCTGGAGGctcagctgagcagcagcggcagcaaaGACCAAGCAGAGGAGGGGAAATGTGCCACCTGGCccgg GAAGTACAGCACTCTGATCCAGACTCAAGCTCGTGAGCTGTCCCACCTGCGGCAGAGGATGAGAGAGGGCCAGGGAGTCGGACACATCCTGACCCAACACCTTGGAGACACCACCAAg GCctttgaggagctgctgcggGCCAACGACATTGATTACTACATGGGTCAGAGCTTCAGGGAGCAGCTGGCTCAGAGCTCGGCGCTGGCACAGAGAGTGCTCACCAAGATCAGTGGAC GAGAACGAACAGAGAGCCACGATGATAAGACGGGACACGAGTTACTGGCCCTGCG GCTGAgcaaagagctgcagcagaaggaTAAAATCATCGAGTCGCTCcacatgaagctgcagcagcgtccCGAGACGCCGTCCAGCTGCCACGCCCTCTCCGAGACCACCGACCACTCGGACAGGACCTCCCTGGTGTCCGACGAGTACCAAACCACCGAGGATGTGGAGCTGTGCTCGGATCTGGACTCCAGAGAAtaccaggaggagcagcggctgcaggagccaggactgggaccgggaccgggaccagaacccAACG tctgtccctctgtcccctgcCCTCATGGCGTCCTCaagtcttccagcagctgtCCCAACATGCTTTGCTCTGCCAGTGTGGCTTCCGCCCCTCGTCCCTGCAGAG GTTACGACAAGGCTCTGTTCAccctccctcccccgccccACAACCAGCACGATCTCTCAGGCTACAGCCACATATCCCATCATGCCTTTCAACAGTACCAGCCGGGCGGCATCGCCGACAGCCACTCCATGAAGTCCGACCCGGGCCTGTTGGCCGGGGGGCCTTTGTGGGACGTGGAGAGCTTAGTTCAGCCGAATGTGAGCTTTTCTGCTCCGTCTGGACATCAAGCGAGCGGAAGCCAAGCAG GGGTGAATCTGATAGAGGAGCACCTGCGGGAGGTGAAGTGTCTCCGGCAGCGTCTGGAAGAGTCCATCAGGACCAATGAGAGGCttcggcagcagctggaggagaagctggccAACACCACGCgtgatggag GGGCGCCAACAAACATCTACATCCAGGGTTTGGACACCGTCACTCAACTGTCCAACGAGATCCGGATCCTGAAGGAAGAAAATGTGGCTCTGCAGTCTCGCCTGCAGGCCAGCTCAG ACACAGGCGAGGAGGTGGCGCAGCTGCGGGAGGCGGTGTTCACAGCGCGGGCCCGGCTGAAGCAGTCCGAGCTGGAGGCCGAGCAGTggaaggaggagctgaggagactGCAGGCTCACAGCCAGGAGCAGGGCCAGCAGATCCACTCCCTGAGGCAGGAGCGACAGGCCGGCCAGGAGAAAACCAACAG GCTTCAGCACGAGGtgtccctgctgcagcagcagctctgtgagagCAGAGACCTCATCCACTCGCTGCAGAGCGAGCTGCACGTCTACGATCGAGTGTGTTCCAGCACAAGCGCCAGCAAAG GCTACCTGTGCGAGGTGCCGGGCCTGCCGCTGGAGCTGGCCGAGCTGCTGGGGGAGGTGCGGAGTCTGCGAgcccagctgcagagcagcgtcCAGGAGAACAGCGCCCTcaagcagctggagctccacaagcagctggagcagaagcTGGGGGGCGGCGGCTCCCCCCGCACGCCGTCCCTCTGCGCCCTCACTGCCAGCCCGCAGAGGGAGAGCTTCTACCGGCGCCAGCTGATTCACG ACccagctccgtctcctccagtcAGGGACATTGGTCTGTTTAACTGTGGATCTCCCGGTCCCCCCTACTCAGACCTGGACGACAGCCATAGCACTGCCAATG ACCCCCTGGACCCCCACTCTGAGCTGGAGGGGGAGGCCCCCGACGGATCGTACGCCAACCGCAACGGTCGCCACGCCATCGGCCACGTGGACGACTTCAgcgcgctgcagcagcaggtcctggagggccgcagtcTCGTCCAGCACATGGAGACCACCCTGCAGGCCTGCCTGAGCCCGCCGCTGCTGGAGGACTGCCAGAGGCAGGGCGGCGAGCCG CTCCTGGACTACGCGTGCGTGAAGAGTCTCCTGTCCAACACCAAGACTCTGAGGCAGATCCTGGAGGAGGCCTTGTCTCTGCTCAAGATGTTCTGGAGAGCGGCGCTTCCCAGCACCGACCCCTCTGTTCACAACCTCAAGAAG GAGCAGTGCATGCAAGAGGAGATCTTGTCCCTGAAGCTGCGGATTTCCGAGCAGGAGGAAGTCCTGAAGGGGACGATCCAGAGACTGAGGAGCACCAGCCGCACCAAGGAGAGCATGGAGCACTTCATAGTCAGCCAGC TGTCAAGGACTCGTGATGTGCTGAAGAAAGCCAGGACGAACTTGGAG AAGAACGAGCAGAGGctctcctctctcagctcctcctcttcctctcccgaTGCCG GTGAGGACTCAGGAGGTGCTGCCGGAGACCGGCCTGCTGATCGCGGTCACCTGAAGGACGGCGGGGCTCTGGGGGCCTCCTGGGCTCCAGGGGTCTCCGGGTCTGCAGCCATTCGGCCCCCGGCAGCGAGGAAACGCAGCAGCGAATACCTTCTTTAG